The following are encoded in a window of Helicobacter ganmani genomic DNA:
- a CDS encoding LLM class flavin-dependent oxidoreductase, whose amino-acid sequence MKSSIFELVENWTNNEVVAISDAIELIEYADKLGFDEAWIGEHHFNSFTLCPAILTLIGYALARTQNIKVGSAAILLPHYHPIQLSEEIATLDLLSKGRFLFGFARGAFPIFDISMGNNPQNNRKIMLENARIVHDLLFKEQVSYEGEFCDVHNISIRPHPKGLIPFYVASNHDETLKISAQRGYNFLGALTLEAKRAKEIYNIFAENGAKDLEFVLTRAIYIDEDRSVAQEKALMGVDIFTQCMLRANESNPTFEEIIKASNYEEFRAEFFNKNKIMNCMIVGTPKDCVEQILELRKEIHFNTLSLKLLSSQLKDSKNILRLYKECVAPHLNGF is encoded by the coding sequence AGAATATGCGGATAAATTAGGTTTTGATGAAGCTTGGATTGGAGAACATCATTTCAATAGTTTTACACTCTGCCCTGCTATCCTTACTCTTATAGGCTATGCGCTTGCACGCACGCAAAATATCAAAGTAGGAAGTGCTGCAATTTTATTACCACATTACCACCCGATTCAACTCTCTGAAGAAATTGCTACATTGGATTTATTGAGCAAGGGGAGATTCCTTTTTGGTTTTGCGCGTGGGGCTTTTCCAATTTTTGATATTTCAATGGGTAACAACCCACAAAACAACCGCAAGATTATGCTAGAAAATGCTAGAATCGTGCATGATTTGCTTTTCAAGGAGCAAGTAAGCTACGAGGGAGAGTTTTGCGATGTCCATAACATCAGTATTCGCCCTCACCCAAAAGGATTGATTCCCTTCTACGTCGCGAGCAATCACGATGAAACCCTCAAAATCTCTGCGCAACGTGGCTATAACTTTTTAGGAGCATTGACACTAGAAGCCAAACGCGCCAAAGAAATTTACAATATTTTTGCAGAAAATGGCGCAAAAGATTTAGAGTTTGTGCTAACGCGGGCAATTTATATTGACGAAGACCGAAGCGTCGCACAAGAAAAGGCACTAATGGGTGTGGATATTTTTACACAATGTATGTTGCGCGCAAACGAATCCAATCCAACCTTTGAAGAAATCATCAAAGCAAGTAATTACGAAGAATTTAGAGCGGAGTTTTTCAATAAAAACAAAATCATGAATTGTATGATTGTTGGCACGCCAAAAGACTGCGTGGAGCAAATTTTAGAATTACGCAAAGAAATTCATTTTAACACGCTTTCTTTGAAACTCCTTTCCTCTCAACTTAAAGATTCGAAAAATATTCTTAGACTTTATAAAGAGTGCGTTGCACCTCATCTCAATGGATTCTAA
- a CDS encoding A/G-specific adenine glycosylase: MHLISMDSKPNPTTLKNAQKALLSWYALYGRHHLPWRDKLAPNRAYRVLISEIMLQQTQVKAVLEHFYFPFLECFPNLCALSAANVSEVLRAWQGLGYYSRARNLHKLAQICIDNSKTSTLTFQDINNPLPCDIHLLRKLPGIGTYTAGAIACFGFDLPVSFVDSNIKRILLRLFALHSATPSLLESKAKLILNHKESFNHNQALLDLGALVCLPKSPKCKDCPLSNLCLGKENWQDFTQSKPTKTIKQTLHFGIFIRDSNIALSKSKEKLYFGLYNFPQIPPHLMQTSQKLGILKHSYTKYQLTIEIYLCPFAALDSLSIDFANKDSLEFFMRNSLESLPLSALSLKILKFLHTKGLF, encoded by the coding sequence TTGCACCTCATCTCAATGGATTCTAAGCCTAATCCAACTACACTTAAAAATGCTCAAAAGGCACTTTTGAGCTGGTATGCTCTCTATGGTCGTCATCATCTACCTTGGCGCGATAAATTAGCTCCAAATCGTGCCTATCGCGTTTTAATCAGCGAAATAATGTTGCAGCAAACACAAGTAAAAGCAGTGTTAGAACATTTTTATTTTCCTTTTTTAGAATGTTTCCCAAACCTCTGTGCTCTAAGTGCAGCAAATGTTTCAGAAGTATTGCGCGCTTGGCAAGGGCTTGGATACTACTCACGCGCAAGGAATCTGCACAAACTCGCGCAAATTTGTATTGATAATAGCAAGACTTCCACTCTTACTTTTCAAGACATCAATAATCCTTTGCCTTGCGATATTCATCTCTTGCGCAAACTTCCCGGAATCGGAACTTACACCGCAGGAGCGATTGCTTGCTTTGGCTTTGATTTGCCTGTAAGTTTTGTGGATTCCAACATCAAACGCATTCTTTTGCGGCTTTTTGCCTTGCACTCTGCCACCCCCTCTCTTTTAGAATCCAAAGCAAAACTCATTTTAAACCACAAGGAATCCTTCAATCACAATCAAGCCTTGCTAGATTTAGGCGCACTCGTTTGCCTTCCAAAATCTCCCAAATGCAAGGATTGTCCTTTGAGTAATCTTTGCTTAGGAAAAGAGAATTGGCAGGATTTCACACAAAGCAAACCGACAAAAACAATAAAACAAACCTTGCATTTTGGAATTTTTATCCGAGATTCCAACATCGCACTTTCAAAAAGCAAGGAGAAGTTATATTTTGGACTTTATAATTTTCCACAGATTCCACCACATCTTATGCAGACAAGTCAAAAACTTGGAATCTTAAAACATTCTTATACAAAATATCAGCTTACAATAGAAATATATCTTTGTCCTTTTGCAGCTTTAGATTCTTTATCTATCGACTTTGCAAACAAAGATTCTTTGGAGTTTTTTATGCGTAATTCCTTAGAATCCTTGCCTCTGTCTGCTCTAAGTTTAAAAATCCTAAAATTTTTGCATACAAAAGGCTTGTTTTAA
- the luxS gene encoding S-ribosylhomocysteine lyase, translating to MPLLDSFKVDHKKMPAPAVRLGKVMHTSKGDEICVFDLRFCKPNVEILSEKGIHTLEHLFAGFMREHLNNEKVEIIDISPMGCRTGFYMSLIGKPTPQEVRDAWEKSMQDILQVSEIPEANPLQCGTYLMHSLQEAQEIAKNTLAKGIGIMDNEALKLNFQ from the coding sequence ATGCCACTTTTAGATAGTTTCAAAGTAGATCACAAAAAAATGCCAGCACCCGCTGTGCGTCTTGGCAAGGTAATGCACACATCAAAAGGAGATGAAATTTGCGTATTTGACTTACGTTTTTGTAAGCCAAATGTTGAAATACTAAGTGAAAAGGGAATCCATACTTTAGAACATCTTTTTGCAGGTTTTATGCGTGAGCATTTAAATAATGAAAAAGTAGAAATCATTGATATTTCTCCTATGGGCTGTCGCACCGGATTCTATATGAGCCTTATTGGCAAACCAACTCCACAGGAAGTCCGTGATGCGTGGGAAAAAAGTATGCAAGATATTTTACAAGTCAGTGAGATTCCAGAGGCGAATCCACTACAATGCGGCACCTATTTAATGCACTCCCTACAAGAGGCACAAGAAATTGCCAAAAACACATTGGCTAAGGGAATTGGCATTATGGATAACGAAGCTTTAAAACTTAATTTCCAATGA